CCGAAGGCAGCCTTTTCGTCAAGGAGAGCACCGACCCCGAGACGCTGATGGTCAGCGTCCTCACCGTCATGCGCAAGAGCGAAGGCGCCAACCCCGATCACGGCGACTGGGAGTGGGGTATGTGGGGACGCGCGGGTATGGACGAAGAGCACCCCGACAACGGCGATAACGGCGATGACAATGCCGACATGGACGACATGGCTATGGCGATGCGCGGCTTCGAGGGCGGCTGGCTGAGCGCCGAGGAAGCCCAGAGCATGTGCATCGACTGCCACTCGAGCGCCAGCGACCAGGACTACACCTTTCTCGACTACCTGACCCGCCAGGCACCCGCGAACGCCCAAGACTAGCGCTTTCGCCTCGACCTAGCCGACGCCTGTACCCGCCGAGGTACGGGCGTCCCTTGTGCCTGCTAGACCGCGTCGTGCTCGAGCACCACCTCAAAGCTTATCTCCGCCTTGAGGCTGGCCGCCACCGAGCAGTACTTGTTCATGCCCAGGTCCACGAAGCGCTCGGCGGTCTTTTGGTCCAAGCCCGGCACGTCGAAGTGGTGCCGGGCGTGAACGTGCGTGTAGTAGGCCGGAGTGCCCTCGGCCCTGGTGCCTTCCAGTTCGATGCGGTAAGCCCTGACCGCAAGCCGCCTTTTGGCGAGCATCTCGACGATGTCGTAGGCCGCGCAGGCGCCTACGGCGTTTAAGAGCAGTTCCATCGGGCGCATGCCCGTCTGAGCGTGGGCTTCGCCGTCGATCATCACCCGCTGGCCCTCCGGGGTGATGCCGACAAAACGCTTGCCGACGAGGTGGTGGACGGTGCTGTGTTTGACGTTCGCCATCGCTGACTCCTTCTCTTGGCGCATTCTACAAAATCGTGAGAGGGACGGACGCGAGACCGGCTAAACACGGCTAGGGCGAGCCACAGAGCCTGACCTTCCGCCCCGGCGGTATCTCCGCGAGCGCAGCCCCTCGGCGGCGTCACGGAGTAGCCGGCATTCCCCTTTGCTCAGCCCCAGCACGCCCTCGAGGATGACCTCGTTGGCGTGCCTCCTCGCTTTGTCCTCGCCGTCACGCCTCACTATTGCGTCCCAGTCTTCGGCTAACCCAACCAGCTCACCGTTGGCAGCAGGAAAAGGCACCATGACCCTCCTGGCTTCGCTCGGCTCGAGCTTGAGCATCCCGCCCCCCAGCGCGTGGCCCTCGAGTTCGGCGCTCAAGCAGGTGAGCGAGGTCTGCCACAGCGCGCTCAGCGCCTTGCCGCTCAGGACCCTGCCGCTCAGTGCGGCATGGGGACGAAGGCGGACGACATGAAGGGTGTTCGGGGCGACCGCTCCCGCCTCGTTGGCGACGAGGCGGGGCCGCAAGCCGCTCATGTAGGTCAGGAAGGCGTCGGGCAGGTAGACGTGCGGCACCCGGTACCAGGGAGAGCGCGTGCGGCACTTGTAGGACCCTGGGACGCCCTCCTCTTCACCGGCGCGTATGTAGGCCAGCGCCGCCTCCGTAAGCGCCTCTTCGGCCTCCACCGCAAAGAGATAACCGGCGTCTCCCCTCGCCGCTGCCCTCTGCCAGTCTTTTAAGTCGAAGCTCAGGCCGGTCAGCGCCCTTCCCCTGAACACCGCCCTCTTGAGGAGGGCTCCTGAGAGATCGCGTTCCTTGGCCCCTGCGGGGCTCAGGTGAAAAAAGGGATTGGCACCCGTGACGTAACCTATGCCTGCTTCAGCGAGGTCGCCCAATCGCTTGACCGAGGGGCTCGAGGCCAGTTCCTGGTAGAGGTCCGCGGCCCTCTCGGAAATAAAGTGCAAGGCGAGCTTGTCCTTACCCGTAGCCAGAGCCGGAAGGTCGATCGAACGAGTTCCCGCCAGCGGCAGCCGTCCGTCCTTTTGAATGACGGCCAGGTCTTCCCCATCCGTCAAATCCTGCCACAGCAAGCCCCCAAAGGGCTCACCCCTAGCCTCGGCGAGGAGCAAGAGCGTGTCCTGGCTCAGCTCAACAAAGAGCCGCTTCTCGAAGGTCAGCAGCGTGACCGTGCCAAACGACCTTTGCAGGAAATCGACGAGGGGACGGGCGTAGGCGGCGTGACCCAGCTCCACGGGAAGGACCATCGCCAGGCGTCCACCGGGTTTGAGCAGGGCGACGGCATGAACCAAAAAGGCCGCCCATGAACTGGCCAGCTTGCTCAGCTCGACGTTCTGGTCCAGGGCCCGCCGCAAGGCCTGCTCCCGGCTAGCGCCGCTGAAGCTCTGGTAGCGGATGAAGGGAGGGTTGCCGACTACGGCGTCAAAGGGCCCCAACCTCGAGGGCGCTACCTCGAAGAAATCAGCCAGGATGAGGTTCTTGGGACTGACCCCCAAGGCCTCACGAAGCTCCGCGGAAACCCTCGAATGGACGTCCGCGTCGAGTTCCACGCCATAGACCTGATCGTTTATCTCACCACCCATGAGCTGGATGCGCTTAGCGGCTTCCTCGAGAAACACCCCGCCGCCAAAGCTCGGGTCGATGATCGTCTCCCGCCCCGTCCGCAAGGCCCACCAGACCAGGAAACGGGCGATAAGGGGGTCGGTGTAGAAGGCGCCGAACGCTTTGGCGCGGGATCCGCTCGGGGGGGAGCTCATCGCTGGAGTCTACCGTACTAGGAGCTGCTAGGGGCCGGCTCGTCCAGGTCGCGCAGGCGCTCCTCGATGCGGCTCCTCACCCGCGCCGCCCGGTAGCGCTGCAAGAGGCTGATGGCGAGCCAGGCCACCCCCGCCAAGACGACGCCGAAGCGGCCCCTGGCCATGCCGTAGGCGAGCAGCGGAAAGGCCAGGAGCGTGAAGAGGTAGGAGAGGGTCGTGACCCGCTTGACACGGATGAGCTGGCGCTCGAGGTAATCGCGGCTCAGGGTTGGAGCGTCCATAGCGCCAGTTTAACAATCAGTCCAACCAGTTTAACAATCAGTCCAACAGGTGGCCCGATTAACAAGTGGCCCCAAGGCCGCGCTCCGGCATAAGCTAGGGCGTGACCCTGGTGAGACCGGAGGCGGGTGCCTCCAAACATGTCTGGCGCGACTGGGCGAAGAGGCGACGCGAAGAGCTCGAGCTCGTGGCCTTGAGCGCTAAGCTCGCGGCGCGGCTCGAGCGCTGGCCCGACTACCGCCGCGCCCGGCACGTGCTCCTCTACCTCGCCTTTGGCTCCGAACTCGACCTGAGCGGTCTGGACACCCGTGGCAAAAGCCCCTACGCCACCCGCAGCCACCAGCGAGAGCGCCGCCTCAGCATCCATCCCCTGGACGGTGGACTGGACAGGGGACTCGAGCGCCACCCGCTGGGCTTCCTGCAACCCGCCGCCACAGCGGAGGTCGACCCACAGCTCATCGACCTCGCGCTCGTGCCGGGCCTGCTCTTCGACACCTCGGGCCAGCGCCTGGGCTACGGCCTGGGCTTCTACGACCGCTTTCTGCCCCGGTTGCGCCGTGACGCCCTCCTCGTGGGCGTCACGGCAGAGGCGCTGGTGGTGCCGGCGTTGCCCGCGAGCGACCACGACGTGCCGGTGACGCACCTGCTCACCGAGGCAGGCGTCCGCAAAGCGGCGCCTTCTTAAGACAGCAGCTTCAGTATCTACTCGGTCAGCCACGCCTGCGCCTTGTCGGGAAAGCGCTGCGGCGCGAAGGGCTCGGTGAGGCCGTAGGAGCGCCGGGTGAGGTAGTCCGCTCCCTGAGGATCGGTGTAGACCTCGATGCGCTTGTCGACCAGATTGGCAATCCAGAACTCAACGACGCCGGCGCTCGCGTAGAGGGGGAGTTTGATCGAGCGGTCTTTCCGAAGCGTCGTATCTGCCACCTCGACGAGCAGGTAGACGTCCTCGGGTTGAGGGTGATCGGTGTAATCCCGCCTTGCCAGCACCATCACATCCGGCAAGGGTAATTTGTCGTCGTCCAGGTTTGCAGAGAGCCGTAGCGGGTTTTGACTGACCACCACCGCCCTCTCACTCAGGTTTAGCAAGAGGTGATTGTGCAACTCACTCACTGCCCAAGCGTGCGGCGGGTTGATAGGCGTCATGGCAATGATGCTCCCGTGCAAGAGTTCAACGCGCTCATCCTCAGCCAGGATGCCCGCGCGCGCCATCTCGAGCATTTCGCGGTAGGTGAAGCGGCGGAGCGCCACCTCGGGCAGGTCCTGCGTCGGCTTGGCCAGTGTCATGGGCGCATTATACGTGGCTGTCGATCAGCCGTGGTGAGCGTCCGCTGCTGCCATGTGGCGCCAGTCGGAGGGGTGGCAACAGGCAACGACGGTCGAGTATGATGAACCGATCGGGCGTTCGTTGGGAGGCTTCTTTGGCCGTCAAGTCTGTTTCCTCGAGTGAAGCCAAGCGTGAGTTCAGCGTCGCGGACGCCCACAGCTATGATCACTCGAGCCCGCTGCGCTGGGTTCTCTCGCACCTTTTGCGCTACAAGCTGCTCCTGGCGGCCTTTCTTGCGGCCTCGCTGCTCACCAGCGTCCTCTTCTCGGCGGTGCCGCGCCTGACGGGCTTGGCTTTCGACGAGGTACTCCAAGCCGGCGCCAGCGCCCAGCGGCTCTTTGTCATCGCGGCCATCATTTTGGGCATCGTCCTCCTTCGCGGCGTCGTCGACCTCGTGAACAGCTTTTCCGTCGAAACCTTGGGGCAACGCTTGGAGCGCGACGCGCGCGACGAGCTCTATCTCAGCCTCTTGGGCAAGAGCCAGACCTTTCATAACCGCCAGCGGGTCGGCGACATCATGGCGAGAGCCAGCAACGACGTGCGCCAGCTCAACCCCATGATGAACCCAGGCGTCGCGCTCATCACCGAATCGCTCATCGGGCTGGTCGTGCCGCTCGTGTTTATCGCCACCATCCGCCTCGAGCTGCTCCTCGCGCCGGTGCTTTTCGTCGTCGCCTTCGTCTTCGCGTTGCGCCACTACATGCGGCAGTTGAGCCCCGTGTCCACCGCCATGCGCCG
The sequence above is a segment of the Deinococcota bacterium genome. Coding sequences within it:
- a CDS encoding OsmC family protein, translated to MANVKHSTVHHLVGKRFVGITPEGQRVMIDGEAHAQTGMRPMELLLNAVGACAAYDIVEMLAKRRLAVRAYRIELEGTRAEGTPAYYTHVHARHHFDVPGLDQKTAERFVDLGMNKYCSVAASLKAEISFEVVLEHDAV
- a CDS encoding SAM-dependent methyltransferase, producing MSSPPSGSRAKAFGAFYTDPLIARFLVWWALRTGRETIIDPSFGGGVFLEEAAKRIQLMGGEINDQVYGVELDADVHSRVSAELREALGVSPKNLILADFFEVAPSRLGPFDAVVGNPPFIRYQSFSGASREQALRRALDQNVELSKLASSWAAFLVHAVALLKPGGRLAMVLPVELGHAAYARPLVDFLQRSFGTVTLLTFEKRLFVELSQDTLLLLAEARGEPFGGLLWQDLTDGEDLAVIQKDGRLPLAGTRSIDLPALATGKDKLALHFISERAADLYQELASSPSVKRLGDLAEAGIGYVTGANPFFHLSPAGAKERDLSGALLKRAVFRGRALTGLSFDLKDWQRAAARGDAGYLFAVEAEEALTEAALAYIRAGEEEGVPGSYKCRTRSPWYRVPHVYLPDAFLTYMSGLRPRLVANEAGAVAPNTLHVVRLRPHAALSGRVLSGKALSALWQTSLTCLSAELEGHALGGGMLKLEPSEARRVMVPFPAANGELVGLAEDWDAIVRRDGEDKARRHANEVILEGVLGLSKGECRLLRDAAEGLRSRRYRRGGRSGSVARPSRV
- a CDS encoding 5-formyltetrahydrofolate cyclo-ligase; the encoded protein is MTLVRPEAGASKHVWRDWAKRRREELELVALSAKLAARLERWPDYRRARHVLLYLAFGSELDLSGLDTRGKSPYATRSHQRERRLSIHPLDGGLDRGLERHPLGFLQPAATAEVDPQLIDLALVPGLLFDTSGQRLGYGLGFYDRFLPRLRRDALLVGVTAEALVVPALPASDHDVPVTHLLTEAGVRKAAPS
- a CDS encoding Uma2 family endonuclease, which produces MTLAKPTQDLPEVALRRFTYREMLEMARAGILAEDERVELLHGSIIAMTPINPPHAWAVSELHNHLLLNLSERAVVVSQNPLRLSANLDDDKLPLPDVMVLARRDYTDHPQPEDVYLLVEVADTTLRKDRSIKLPLYASAGVVEFWIANLVDKRIEVYTDPQGADYLTRRSYGLTEPFAPQRFPDKAQAWLTE